CATGAAGTCGCCGTGCTCGTCCATGTACTGGTCGAGGATGACCCGCGCGTCGTACCACATGCGGGAGAGCAGCGGCACATTGAGGATGATGGAGTTGTTGGGGTTGTTGATCTCGTGGGCCACGCCCGAGACCAGGATGCCCAGCGACACCATCTTGCCTGCCTGTACGAGCTGTTCGTATTCGATCTTGGCGCGTTTTTCGGCGTTCTTGCGCTCGGTGATGTCGCGGAAGGCGATGAGGGTGGTGCCGGAGCGCAGGGCGGCGCGCTTGACGTTGGCGATGAGGGTGCGTTGCTGTCCGCCTTTGTCGGTGACCTCGACCTCCAGGTTCCTGATTTCCCTGACCTCCGCCAGTTCGTGGTTGGAGTAGAACCGGTTGCCGACGAGGTCGAAGATGGTGTCGAACCCGAGGATCTCGTCAGAGTCGTATCCGAAGATACCCGTGACGTTGCAGCTGACGAAGACGATCCTGCCATCGTCGGTAGTAAGAAAGATCGCGTCCCAGATGCTCTCCAGGGTGATGCGGTGGAACTCCTCGGACTCCTGCAGCCTGTCGACCCATCGCTTGTAGCTGGTCAGGTCCTTGTAGTTCTTGACGATGCCGAGCACCTCCCCGCCCTCGCCCCGCAGGGCCGCGGCCTTGACCAGACAGGACTTTCGCTCGCCCGAGATGGACACGAACTCCTTCTCGAAGTCGGTCTTGGAGGAGCCGACGACGATCTCCTGGATGATGCAGTGGTCCGTGCACTTGTGGCGGCAGGGGAAGATGTCGAAGCACTTCTTGCCCAGAATCCCCTCGACGGGCTGTTCCACCAGTTCCGCGAAGGCGAGGTTGGCGCGGACGATGTTGCGGTCCGAGTCGAGCACGAGGATGCCGTCGCCCGAGGTGTCGAAGATGTGTTCGAGCTCCATGTAGGCGTGTTCGAGGTTGCGCTCGGTGCGCTTGCGGCGGGCTATCTCCTCGTTCAGGGATTCGTTGTACTCCTGCAGCGTTCGGGTCCTGTCCTCGATGATCTTCTCCATCATGTGCAGCAGGGCCTGCTTTTCGTTCTCCTTGATCTTGAGATCCGTGATGTCCTTGAAGGTGGCCAGCACGTAATCCTTTCCGTCCACTTCGATGCGGTTCAGGATGACCTGCGTGTCGATCATGATGCCGTCGCGGCGGATGTCCTTCCATTCGAACTTCTGGACATTGCCGCGCAGGGCTTCGCTGACCTTCTTCTGCGCTATTTCGTAGGAGTTTTCGCCGTCGGGCTGGAAGAGGGGGGCGAAATCGCTCGGGAAGAATCCGATGATGTCATCCTTCTCGCACTTCCAGATCTGGCAGGCCTCCTGGTTGCACTCGGACAGCGTCTCGTCGATGAGCAAAACGCCGTCGGACAGGCCCTGGAAGATAGCCTCGTACTTCTCCAGCTTCTTCTGCATGGCCGCGATTTCCAGGTCCTTAGCGGCCAGCAGTCGTATCAGATCTTCAGGCTGATCCGCAGGTTGCGGATC
The Desulfomicrobium macestii genome window above contains:
- a CDS encoding PAS domain S-box protein, giving the protein MDNQLIGDPQPADQPEDLIRLLAAKDLEIAAMQKKLEKYEAIFQGLSDGVLLIDETLSECNQEACQIWKCEKDDIIGFFPSDFAPLFQPDGENSYEIAQKKVSEALRGNVQKFEWKDIRRDGIMIDTQVILNRIEVDGKDYVLATFKDITDLKIKENEKQALLHMMEKIIEDRTRTLQEYNESLNEEIARRKRTERNLEHAYMELEHIFDTSGDGILVLDSDRNIVRANLAFAELVEQPVEGILGKKCFDIFPCRHKCTDHCIIQEIVVGSSKTDFEKEFVSISGERKSCLVKAAALRGEGGEVLGIVKNYKDLTSYKRWVDRLQESEEFHRITLESIWDAIFLTTDDGRIVFVSCNVTGIFGYDSDEILGFDTIFDLVGNRFYSNHELAEVREIRNLEVEVTDKGGQQRTLIANVKRAALRSGTTLIAFRDITERKNAEKRAKIEYEQLVQAGKMVSLGILVSGVAHEINNPNNSIILNVPLLSRMWYDARVILDQYMDEHGDFMLGSLRYSYARERVPQLFSGIMTSSRRIKHIVQDLKNYARQGSTVMNEVIDINGVLRAAVLLLDNQLQKATNRLEIGYGFGMPHFRGNFQKIEQVIINILQNACEAVDDKAKAIRVRTGFDPAPGLTWLEVEDQGLGISDEDLPYVTDPFYTTKRACGGTGLGLSISSRIMQEHGGELTIHSRRGEGTRVRLTFPARQEGDAA